In Geotalea uraniireducens, one genomic interval encodes:
- a CDS encoding helix-turn-helix domain-containing protein, translating into MAEIEDRWLSVDEIGKYLGVSSDTVYRWIDKHVMPAHRMGRLWKFKKDEVDEWVKAGGAADKTRQDQAE; encoded by the coding sequence ATGGCCGAGATAGAAGATCGCTGGTTATCAGTAGACGAGATAGGCAAGTACCTCGGTGTCAGCAGTGACACCGTTTACCGCTGGATCGACAAACATGTGATGCCCGCCCATCGCATGGGCCGTCTTTGGAAGTTCAAGAAAGACGAGGTCGACGAGTGGGTGAAGGCTGGCGGCGCGGCGGACAAGACGAGACAGGATCAAGCTGAATGA
- a CDS encoding HD-GYP domain-containing protein, translated as MHMIDKMALVTTLERNSLILVQKSLYARNLNLYKHSILTAEIAKDIVVCTDKDFGITPAQAYLAGMLHDVGKLFVQDRILDKRHPLTEKEWEVMEKHPAWGHEYVKGTVFEHYGDVILHHHKLPDGSGYPKGLASKELDERVRLISAADKIAAFIEDRPYRRRIPHTELIYQEVRSVAELLFDDEKAETIIATVMGAIAMDRWSPLHKEQFSTIAWREL; from the coding sequence ATGCACATGATCGATAAAATGGCCTTGGTCACCACTTTGGAGAGGAATTCCCTGATTTTGGTACAAAAAAGTCTTTATGCCAGAAATCTAAATCTCTACAAGCACTCCATCCTTACTGCAGAGATAGCAAAGGATATAGTGGTTTGCACCGACAAAGACTTCGGTATTACTCCTGCTCAGGCCTACCTGGCTGGAATGCTTCATGATGTCGGTAAGCTTTTTGTCCAAGACAGGATTCTCGATAAAAGACATCCTTTGACGGAAAAAGAATGGGAAGTCATGGAGAAACATCCTGCATGGGGCCATGAATATGTCAAGGGTACCGTTTTCGAGCACTATGGGGATGTGATTCTCCATCATCATAAACTCCCTGATGGCTCTGGATACCCGAAGGGGCTGGCATCTAAGGAATTGGATGAGCGTGTTCGTCTTATTTCCGCTGCTGACAAAATCGCGGCGTTTATCGAAGATCGGCCTTATCGAAGGCGCATTCCTCATACGGAACTCATATACCAAGAAGTGAGATCAGTAGCGGAATTGTTATTCGATGATGAGAAAGCTGAGACGATCATTGCCACTGTCATGGGAGCCATTGCCATGGACCGCTGGTCACCTCTCCACAAGGAGCAATTTTCTACAATTGCCTGGAGGGAACTGTGA
- a CDS encoding type I restriction-modification system subunit M has protein sequence MSRKNGNNNSVGLDIGTLSGHLWEAANILRGPVDAADFKTYIFPLLFFKRLSDVYDEEYAAALEESDGDVEFAQFPENHRFQVPEGCHWKDVRAKSANIGHALQKAMRCIEQANPDTLHGIFGDAQWTNKDRLSDALLKDLIEHFSSLNLGNEHCKADILGQAYEYLIKKFADLTNKKAGEFYTPRSVVALMVRILAPKAGETIYDPACGTGGMLLEALHHVKEHGGDENLMLGKLYGQEKNLTTSSIARMNLFLHGAEDFHIERGDTLRLPAFYSGDSLATFDCVIANPPFSLEKWGDDVWINDPYGRNFAGLPPAKSGDFAWVQHMVKSMARKIGRMAVVLPHGVLFRMSKEGEIRRKLLEMDILEAVIGLGQNIFYGTGLAPCVLVFRDSKPKSHRQKVLFIDASKEFKAGRAQNELLPEHVDNIHRWYEGYQDVEGICRVVTLDEIRENDFNLNIPRYVEPVIEEESMTIDQAIANLKESLQAAYAAEDRLKGLLLREGLL, from the coding sequence ATGAGCAGGAAGAACGGAAATAACAATTCAGTCGGTCTGGATATCGGGACCCTCTCCGGGCATCTCTGGGAGGCGGCCAATATCCTGCGCGGTCCTGTCGACGCGGCCGACTTCAAGACTTACATCTTCCCGCTGTTGTTCTTCAAGCGGCTCTCCGATGTCTATGACGAGGAGTATGCCGCGGCCCTGGAAGAGTCCGACGGCGACGTGGAATTTGCACAGTTCCCCGAGAACCACCGGTTTCAGGTTCCGGAGGGCTGCCATTGGAAGGATGTCCGGGCCAAGAGCGCCAATATCGGCCATGCGCTCCAGAAGGCCATGCGCTGCATCGAGCAGGCCAACCCGGACACCCTGCACGGCATATTCGGTGACGCCCAATGGACCAACAAGGACCGCCTTTCTGACGCGCTGCTCAAGGACCTGATCGAACACTTCTCATCGCTCAACCTGGGTAATGAGCACTGTAAGGCGGACATCCTCGGCCAAGCCTATGAGTACCTGATCAAGAAATTTGCCGACCTGACCAACAAGAAGGCTGGTGAATTCTATACTCCGCGCTCCGTGGTCGCGCTGATGGTTCGCATCCTTGCACCCAAGGCCGGGGAAACTATCTATGACCCGGCCTGCGGGACAGGCGGCATGCTCCTCGAGGCGCTGCACCATGTCAAAGAGCATGGCGGTGACGAGAACCTCATGCTGGGCAAGCTATATGGCCAGGAAAAAAACCTGACCACCTCCTCCATCGCCCGGATGAACCTCTTCCTCCATGGTGCGGAAGATTTCCATATCGAACGCGGCGACACCCTGCGCTTGCCCGCCTTTTATTCAGGCGACAGCCTCGCCACCTTTGACTGCGTCATCGCCAATCCTCCGTTTTCCCTGGAAAAATGGGGGGACGACGTCTGGATCAATGACCCCTACGGCCGCAATTTTGCCGGGTTGCCGCCAGCCAAATCCGGCGACTTCGCCTGGGTTCAGCACATGGTCAAGTCCATGGCCCGCAAGATCGGCCGCATGGCCGTGGTGCTTCCCCATGGCGTGCTGTTCCGCATGTCCAAGGAGGGCGAGATCCGGCGCAAGCTACTGGAGATGGACATCCTCGAAGCGGTGATCGGTCTCGGGCAGAACATTTTCTATGGCACCGGTCTCGCGCCCTGCGTGCTGGTCTTCCGCGACAGCAAGCCCAAGTCCCACCGCCAGAAGGTGCTGTTCATCGACGCCTCGAAGGAGTTCAAGGCCGGTCGCGCCCAGAATGAGCTTCTCCCGGAACACGTGGACAACATCCATCGCTGGTACGAAGGCTACCAGGATGTCGAAGGGATCTGCCGGGTGGTCACGCTCGACGAGATCCGCGAGAACGATTTCAACCTGAACATCCCCCGCTACGTGGAGCCGGTGATCGAGGAGGAATCCATGACCATCGATCAGGCCATCGCCAACCTCAAGGAATCGCTGCAGGCGGCGTACGCGGCCGAGGATCGCCTGAAGGGGCTGCTGCTCCGGGAGGGACTGCTGTGA
- a CDS encoding DEAD/DEAH box helicase, translating to MAFKIPQKSSVSIKDPESLFRDLRDRTVEGLLAQQADMLRNYLDHVDNRDIALELPTGSGKTLVGLLIAEWRRRTKRERCVLLCPTKQLVHQVVEQAKEKYGINALDFSGSKHQYPEADKTAFNNCESIGVATYSALFNTNPFFSDVHTLIFDDAHAAENYVSSFWSLEIRRYQDETTFDAIWQIIAPYTTENDQLRYDQGNDGSLDTSFVNKIPTPYLLKCRTALTVAIDNASRDAESPEEYGYRWRMIRDHLHACHLYYTSNSILIRPLIAPTKSFAPFQNARQRIYMSATLGEGGDLERIFGRKKIERIPAPEGWDKQGIGRRFFVFPMRMWDEATSLSLAISWVTKFDRALVLTPSNRDADKVKEVIKELPATQSHTLFDAEQLEASKKSFTKAGSAIAVLANRYDGIDLIGDECRYLIIYGLPESTNLQERFIISRFGASVLFQVRIRTRITQAVGRCTRSSTDYALVVIIGDKVHQYFHMPEKRETLHPELQAEVNFGVEQSKVDNPSALGDNIDIFIAHGPEWKTADNHILETRDELTQLPIPSASPLGESVVHEVKFHDALWSGDFDTALSSAKDVLAKLAGGHDLKGYSALWNYLAGSAAYQANKMPAAQEHFSAAFSCASTLPWLKQLQNLISTQTQEAPIDIIYGERIERIEGVLERFGKSGSAKIEKYFQTIREGLSSPESKPFEEAQVKLGHLLGFESGNTERSGDPDPWWIFGRQGVVFEDYTATGDKPIVSKEKTLQAKAHPDTLAAEHPGVNFSVVLCSSSDKLHFAAEPHTGSVFYISVEEFKKFSEECMTTMRALWDSYQSPGIIEWREFAARKLVEARLGSDDILARLTSKKLSSLAGGGQK from the coding sequence ATGGCATTTAAAATCCCCCAGAAATCTTCGGTATCCATCAAAGACCCTGAATCGTTATTCCGTGACCTGCGGGACCGTACCGTAGAAGGCCTCCTTGCGCAGCAGGCCGATATGCTCCGCAACTATTTGGACCATGTCGACAATCGTGATATCGCACTTGAGCTACCCACCGGCAGCGGCAAGACCCTGGTTGGTCTCCTGATCGCAGAGTGGCGTAGAAGAACGAAACGGGAGCGATGTGTACTGCTTTGTCCTACCAAACAGCTTGTCCATCAGGTGGTTGAACAGGCCAAAGAAAAGTATGGAATCAACGCTCTTGATTTTTCGGGATCCAAACACCAGTACCCGGAGGCTGATAAGACCGCTTTTAACAATTGCGAATCAATAGGTGTTGCCACCTATAGCGCTCTGTTTAACACAAATCCGTTTTTCAGCGACGTTCATACACTCATTTTTGACGATGCCCACGCCGCTGAGAATTATGTGTCGAGTTTCTGGTCATTGGAGATCCGGCGCTATCAGGACGAAACTACCTTCGATGCAATCTGGCAGATCATCGCACCTTACACCACAGAAAATGACCAACTCCGTTACGATCAGGGCAACGACGGATCGCTTGATACATCATTCGTCAACAAAATTCCGACGCCTTATCTACTCAAGTGCAGGACAGCGCTGACGGTTGCAATTGATAATGCCTCTAGAGATGCTGAAAGCCCAGAGGAATACGGTTATCGATGGCGCATGATCAGAGATCACCTTCACGCCTGCCATCTCTATTACACCAGCAATTCAATACTCATTCGTCCTCTTATTGCTCCAACCAAGAGCTTCGCACCCTTTCAGAATGCGCGGCAGCGCATCTACATGTCCGCAACTCTCGGTGAAGGTGGGGACCTGGAAAGAATTTTCGGCCGTAAAAAAATCGAACGAATACCTGCTCCAGAAGGCTGGGATAAGCAGGGAATCGGCCGCCGATTTTTCGTGTTCCCAATGCGGATGTGGGATGAAGCAACGTCATTAAGTCTCGCGATTTCCTGGGTTACTAAATTTGACAGAGCTCTCGTCCTCACTCCAAGCAACCGCGATGCCGACAAAGTCAAAGAAGTCATCAAAGAACTCCCGGCAACGCAGAGCCATACACTCTTTGACGCTGAACAATTGGAGGCATCGAAAAAATCATTTACCAAGGCCGGTTCCGCCATTGCTGTTCTGGCGAACAGGTATGACGGAATCGATCTGATCGGAGACGAATGCAGATACTTGATAATCTATGGTCTTCCGGAATCTACAAATCTTCAGGAGCGTTTCATCATCAGCCGATTTGGCGCATCTGTACTTTTCCAGGTGCGCATCCGCACCAGGATTACTCAGGCAGTAGGAAGATGCACTCGCTCATCAACCGACTATGCTCTCGTAGTTATTATCGGCGATAAGGTGCATCAATATTTCCATATGCCGGAAAAAAGAGAAACACTGCATCCGGAGCTTCAGGCCGAAGTCAATTTTGGTGTCGAGCAGTCAAAAGTCGATAATCCCTCTGCATTAGGGGATAACATCGACATATTCATTGCCCACGGACCAGAGTGGAAAACGGCCGATAATCATATATTGGAAACAAGAGATGAACTGACTCAATTGCCCATACCTTCCGCAAGTCCGCTCGGAGAGTCGGTTGTTCATGAAGTAAAATTCCACGATGCCCTTTGGTCCGGCGATTTTGACACTGCACTCTCGTCAGCAAAAGATGTGCTTGCCAAACTTGCAGGTGGGCACGATCTGAAGGGATATTCTGCTCTTTGGAATTACCTTGCTGGCTCTGCTGCATATCAGGCAAACAAAATGCCGGCAGCTCAAGAACATTTTTCGGCAGCATTTTCATGCGCAAGTACGTTGCCTTGGCTTAAGCAGCTTCAAAACCTGATCTCCACTCAGACTCAGGAAGCACCTATCGATATTATTTACGGGGAACGTATCGAACGTATAGAAGGAGTCCTCGAACGGTTTGGAAAATCCGGCAGCGCAAAAATTGAAAAGTATTTTCAGACTATAAGGGAAGGGCTTTCAAGTCCGGAATCGAAACCGTTCGAAGAAGCTCAAGTTAAGCTTGGTCACCTGCTGGGTTTTGAATCGGGTAACACTGAGCGTTCTGGTGATCCGGATCCTTGGTGGATCTTTGGGCGACAGGGCGTTGTATTTGAGGACTACACTGCAACTGGCGATAAACCCATTGTTTCCAAAGAAAAAACACTACAGGCCAAAGCTCATCCGGATACCCTCGCAGCCGAACACCCAGGTGTAAATTTCTCGGTCGTACTTTGTTCGAGTTCAGACAAATTACATTTCGCTGCTGAACCTCATACGGGAAGTGTATTTTACATCAGCGTTGAAGAATTCAAAAAGTTTTCAGAAGAGTGCATGACAACAATGCGTGCGCTCTGGGACTCTTACCAGTCCCCCGGAATCATTGAATGGCGAGAATTTGCTGCACGCAAGTTGGTTGAAGCAAGACTGGGTAGTGATGACATTCTGGCAAGATTGACGAGCAAAAAGCTTTCCTCGTTGGCAGGAGGCGGACAGAAATGA
- a CDS encoding restriction endonuclease subunit S: MSTQSLKPGWKMVKFGDIAQNVAVRVDPADAKTDVYVGLEHLDPSTLHLRQWGHPSDVTGQKLAFKRGDVIFGRRRAYQRKLAVAEFDGICSAHAMVVRAKPKMILPDFLPFFLQSDMFMDRAIEISVGSLSPTINWKTLKVQEFPLPPIDEQKRIAEILWAADEALEQFSNASEKLQQTRETYLRGLSSNGAAKKWKVTKLSKCFEIVSGQVDPKEEPYRSMPLVAPNHIEQNTGRLICIETAREQNAISGKYLFQSGDVVYSKIRPNLRKAFIAEFDGLCSADMYALRPLPDRIMTRFLLSILLGEHFTSFALTRCVRTGIPKLNRQELSEYELPLPTIEDQKQISSHLEAIDAEEQNLIRHRDEVLELKRQISREYLETDHV, from the coding sequence ATGAGCACGCAAAGCCTGAAGCCCGGCTGGAAGATGGTCAAGTTCGGCGACATCGCCCAGAACGTTGCTGTGCGGGTGGACCCCGCCGATGCCAAAACCGATGTCTATGTCGGGCTGGAACACCTCGATCCCAGCACGCTTCATCTTCGCCAGTGGGGGCATCCGTCTGATGTGACCGGGCAAAAGCTGGCTTTCAAAAGGGGCGATGTTATTTTCGGCCGCCGCCGTGCGTATCAACGCAAGCTCGCCGTGGCCGAGTTTGACGGCATCTGCTCGGCACATGCCATGGTTGTCCGCGCAAAACCTAAGATGATTCTGCCGGATTTTCTGCCGTTCTTCCTGCAGTCCGACATGTTCATGGATCGGGCCATCGAAATATCGGTGGGCTCGCTCTCTCCGACGATCAACTGGAAGACGTTGAAAGTGCAGGAGTTCCCGCTGCCGCCCATTGATGAACAGAAGCGCATTGCCGAGATCCTGTGGGCAGCGGATGAAGCGCTGGAACAATTTTCTAACGCATCAGAGAAATTACAGCAGACACGAGAGACGTATCTTCGGGGTCTATCATCGAATGGTGCGGCTAAGAAATGGAAGGTAACAAAGCTTTCTAAATGCTTTGAAATTGTTTCTGGTCAAGTCGATCCCAAAGAAGAGCCTTATCGCTCAATGCCGTTGGTTGCTCCTAATCACATCGAGCAAAACACTGGACGTTTGATATGCATTGAAACGGCCAGGGAGCAAAACGCAATTAGCGGCAAATATTTGTTCCAATCGGGAGACGTTGTTTACAGCAAAATTCGTCCCAATCTTCGCAAAGCATTCATCGCCGAATTTGATGGCTTGTGCAGTGCCGATATGTACGCACTTCGTCCCTTGCCTGATCGGATAATGACTCGATTCCTTTTGTCGATTCTGCTTGGCGAACACTTTACCTCCTTCGCACTTACTCGCTGTGTAAGGACCGGCATTCCCAAGCTCAACAGGCAGGAATTGTCTGAATACGAGCTGCCGCTACCGACAATTGAGGATCAAAAACAAATTTCCTCACATCTCGAAGCGATTGATGCTGAAGAACAAAACTTGATCAGACATCGGGATGAAGTACTTGAGCTTAAGCGGCAGATTAGCCGGGAATATTTGGAGACAGACCATGTTTAA
- a CDS encoding type I restriction endonuclease subunit R, translating to MTFFNEENTVEQLVLDTLTDRDNQWCIAEPQADYLDSHLTLLISNLKWRFVAAEELPRQHSDVLVESMVRDALIRLNPEIKAQPDRADEVLYRLRTIPLSVQSEGLVRANELFAEWLRGEKSMPFGERGEHTPVRLIDFENLSNNDYVVTNQWVYPVKEGGRRFDIVMLVNGIPLVVGEAKTPVRPAVTWVDGASDIHNGYEQSVPQMFVPNVLSFATEGKCYRYGSVRMPIDIWGPWHEGNNKAEGTLADVQRSIRSMLRPHVVLDILQNFTLFATDKKHRRIKIICRYQQYEGANLMVARVVKGYPKKGLIWHFQGSGKSLLMVFAAQKLRMHRKLGNPTVMIVVDRIDLDTQITATFNAADIPNMIGAATRQELQSLLAADTRKIIITTIHKFGEADGRLNERSNIIVMVDEAHRTQEGDLGRKMRDALPNAFLFGLTGTPINKRDRNTFWAFGADEDEQGYMSRYSFQDSIRDKATLPLHFEAVDVKLHINKDAIDEAYSQMTDELSELDRDDLAKRAAKMAVLIKAPARVNAICQHIVKHFQEKVEPNGFKAQVVTFDRECCVLYKKAMDELVGPEASAIVMHTQGGKSDEYAEWKLAKDEEEKLLDRFRDPNDPLKFLIVTSKLLTGFDAPILQVMYLDKPMKDHNLLQAICRTNRVYPGKTHGLIVDYLGIFDDVATALDFDEKAVQKVITNLDDLKKELPGVVARCLAFFPGVDRTVGGYEGLIAAQDCLPDNETRDKFAAEYSVLSRLWEALSPDPCLGLYEKDYKWLTQVYESVKPPSGNGKLLWHALGAKTIELVHENVHLETVRDDLDTLVMDAEVLEGLLDAKDPDKKSKEIEIKLIARLRKHKDNPKFVALGERLEKLKERHEQGLLHSLDFLKELLTLAKEVVQAEKQVDPVDEQAKAKAALTELFAEVKNGKTPMVVERIVTDIDEIVRLVRFPGWQNTKAGEREVQKALRKVIYVKYQVKDQDLFDKAFGYIRQYY from the coding sequence ATGACCTTCTTCAATGAGGAAAATACGGTTGAACAACTCGTGCTGGACACTCTGACTGACAGAGACAACCAGTGGTGCATTGCCGAGCCGCAAGCTGATTATCTTGATTCACACCTCACCCTTCTCATTTCAAACCTCAAATGGCGCTTCGTGGCCGCCGAGGAGTTGCCGCGCCAGCACTCCGACGTGTTGGTGGAGTCGATGGTGCGCGACGCCCTCATCCGCCTGAACCCGGAAATCAAGGCCCAACCCGACCGCGCCGACGAGGTGCTCTACCGCCTGCGGACCATTCCGCTGTCGGTGCAGAGCGAAGGCTTGGTGCGGGCCAATGAGCTGTTTGCCGAATGGCTGCGGGGCGAAAAATCCATGCCCTTCGGCGAGCGCGGCGAACACACACCGGTGCGGTTGATCGACTTCGAGAACCTGAGCAACAACGATTACGTGGTCACCAACCAGTGGGTCTATCCGGTCAAGGAAGGTGGCCGCCGCTTCGACATCGTCATGCTGGTCAACGGTATCCCGCTGGTGGTCGGCGAGGCCAAGACGCCAGTGCGCCCGGCGGTGACCTGGGTGGACGGGGCCAGCGACATCCACAACGGCTACGAACAGAGCGTACCGCAGATGTTCGTGCCCAACGTCCTCTCCTTTGCCACCGAGGGCAAGTGCTATCGCTACGGCTCGGTGCGCATGCCCATCGATATCTGGGGGCCGTGGCACGAGGGAAACAACAAGGCCGAGGGGACGCTGGCGGACGTGCAGCGCTCCATCCGCTCCATGCTGCGCCCCCATGTAGTGCTGGACATCCTGCAGAATTTCACCCTGTTCGCTACCGATAAGAAGCACCGGCGCATCAAGATCATCTGCCGCTATCAGCAGTACGAAGGCGCTAACCTGATGGTGGCCCGCGTGGTCAAGGGCTATCCCAAGAAGGGCCTGATCTGGCATTTCCAGGGCTCGGGCAAGTCGCTGCTGATGGTGTTCGCGGCGCAGAAGCTGCGGATGCACCGCAAGCTCGGCAACCCCACGGTGATGATCGTGGTGGACCGCATCGACCTGGACACCCAGATCACCGCCACCTTCAATGCCGCCGATATCCCGAACATGATTGGAGCCGCCACCCGGCAGGAGCTGCAAAGCCTGCTGGCGGCCGATACCCGCAAGATCATCATCACCACCATTCACAAGTTCGGCGAGGCGGACGGCCGCCTGAACGAGCGCTCGAACATCATCGTGATGGTGGACGAGGCGCACCGCACCCAGGAAGGCGATCTCGGGCGCAAGATGCGCGATGCGCTGCCCAACGCCTTTCTCTTTGGTCTGACCGGCACGCCGATTAACAAGCGGGACCGCAACACCTTCTGGGCCTTCGGCGCGGACGAGGATGAGCAGGGCTACATGAGCCGCTACTCGTTCCAGGACTCGATCCGGGACAAGGCCACGCTGCCGCTGCATTTCGAGGCGGTAGACGTGAAGCTGCATATCAACAAGGACGCCATCGACGAAGCCTACTCTCAGATGACCGATGAGCTGAGCGAGCTGGATCGTGACGACCTGGCCAAGCGGGCCGCCAAGATGGCGGTGCTGATCAAGGCCCCGGCGCGGGTGAACGCCATCTGCCAGCACATCGTCAAGCACTTCCAGGAGAAGGTAGAGCCGAACGGCTTCAAGGCCCAGGTGGTGACCTTCGACCGGGAGTGCTGTGTGCTCTACAAGAAGGCCATGGACGAGTTGGTCGGCCCGGAGGCCAGCGCCATCGTCATGCACACCCAGGGCGGAAAGTCTGACGAGTACGCGGAATGGAAATTGGCCAAGGATGAGGAGGAAAAGCTCCTCGACCGTTTCCGCGATCCGAACGACCCGCTCAAGTTCCTGATCGTCACCTCCAAGCTGCTGACCGGCTTCGATGCCCCCATTCTGCAGGTAATGTACCTCGACAAGCCGATGAAGGATCACAACCTGTTGCAGGCCATCTGCCGCACCAACCGTGTCTACCCCGGCAAGACCCACGGTCTGATCGTGGATTACCTGGGTATCTTCGATGACGTGGCCACGGCCCTCGATTTCGATGAAAAGGCGGTGCAGAAGGTCATCACCAATCTGGATGACCTCAAGAAAGAGCTGCCCGGCGTGGTCGCAAGATGCCTGGCGTTCTTCCCTGGCGTGGACCGCACTGTCGGCGGCTACGAGGGGCTGATCGCGGCGCAGGATTGCCTGCCGGATAACGAGACCCGGGACAAGTTCGCGGCGGAATATTCGGTGCTCTCACGTCTGTGGGAGGCGCTGTCTCCAGATCCCTGTCTCGGCCTTTATGAAAAGGACTACAAGTGGCTGACCCAGGTGTATGAGTCGGTGAAGCCGCCGAGCGGCAACGGCAAGCTGCTCTGGCACGCCCTGGGGGCCAAGACCATCGAGCTGGTCCATGAGAACGTGCATCTGGAGACGGTGCGCGACGATCTGGACACTCTGGTGATGGACGCCGAGGTCCTCGAAGGGCTGCTTGATGCCAAGGACCCGGACAAGAAATCTAAGGAAATCGAGATCAAGCTCATCGCCCGCCTGCGCAAGCACAAGGACAATCCGAAGTTCGTCGCACTGGGCGAACGCCTCGAAAAGCTCAAGGAGCGGCATGAACAGGGCCTGCTCCACAGCCTCGACTTCCTCAAGGAGCTGCTGACCCTGGCCAAGGAGGTCGTCCAGGCCGAGAAGCAGGTGGACCCGGTCGATGAACAGGCCAAGGCCAAAGCTGCCCTGACCGAGTTGTTCGCCGAGGTGAAGAACGGCAAGACACCGATGGTGGTCGAGCGGATCGTGACCGACATCGACGAGATCGTGCGCCTGGTCCGGTTTCCCGGCTGGCAAAACACCAAGGCCGGAGAACGCGAGGTCCAGAAGGCCCTGCGCAAAGTGATTTACGTGAAGTACCAGGTCAAGGACCAGGATCTGTTCGACAAGGCGTTCGGGTATATCCGACAGTACTACTGA
- a CDS encoding type I restriction-modification system subunit M: MKKNKHISQSELESYLWGAATLLRGYIDAGDYKQFIFPLLFYKRLCDVYDEELADALEESGGDQEYAALPEQHRFQIPEDAHWKATRTKVKNVGKAIQDALRAIETANPDTLYGVFGDAQWTNKDRLPDHMLRELIEHFSSQTLSLSNCPEDELGVGYEFLIKKFADDSGHTAAEFYTNRTVVHLMTEMLEPKPGESIYDPTCGSAGMLLSAVAHLKRQNKEWRNLRLFGQERNLLTSAIGRMNLFLHGIEDFRIVRGDTLANPAFVEGDRLMQFDVVLANPPYSIKQWDRDAWAADPWGRNIYGTPPQGRADYAFWQHIIKSMKAKTGRCAILFPHGVLFRNEELAMREKLVAHDVVECVLGLGPNLFYNSPMEACVVICRMNKPKERRNKVLFINAVNEVTRERAQSFLTDDHIQRIVASYQAFADEDGFARVVSNDEIREKASNLSIPLYVRAENGNGNGNGAAEAVSLKQAIANWQESSMALRESMDGLFELLEDTRVMGGAE, from the coding sequence ATGAAGAAGAACAAACACATTTCCCAATCGGAGCTGGAATCCTACCTCTGGGGCGCAGCCACCTTGCTGCGCGGTTACATTGACGCCGGGGACTACAAGCAGTTCATTTTCCCGCTGCTGTTCTACAAGCGCCTGTGCGATGTGTACGACGAGGAGCTGGCCGATGCGCTGGAGGAATCGGGCGGCGATCAGGAATACGCCGCGCTTCCCGAGCAGCACCGCTTCCAGATCCCGGAAGACGCCCACTGGAAGGCTACCCGCACCAAGGTCAAGAACGTGGGCAAGGCTATCCAGGACGCCCTGCGGGCCATTGAGACGGCCAATCCCGACACCCTGTATGGTGTATTCGGCGATGCCCAGTGGACCAACAAGGACCGCCTGCCGGACCACATGCTGCGCGAGCTGATCGAGCATTTCAGCTCGCAGACTCTTTCACTCTCCAACTGCCCGGAAGATGAACTGGGCGTGGGTTATGAGTTCCTGATCAAAAAATTCGCCGACGATTCCGGCCACACCGCTGCGGAGTTCTATACCAACCGCACCGTGGTTCATCTGATGACCGAGATGCTCGAACCCAAGCCGGGTGAGTCGATCTATGACCCCACCTGCGGTTCGGCAGGCATGCTGCTCTCCGCCGTCGCCCATCTGAAACGGCAGAACAAGGAATGGCGGAACCTGCGGCTGTTCGGCCAGGAGCGCAACCTGCTCACCTCGGCCATCGGCCGGATGAACCTGTTTTTGCACGGCATCGAGGACTTCCGCATCGTCCGGGGCGATACCCTGGCCAATCCCGCCTTTGTCGAAGGCGACCGACTCATGCAGTTCGACGTGGTCCTGGCCAATCCGCCGTACTCCATCAAGCAGTGGGACCGCGATGCCTGGGCCGCCGATCCGTGGGGCCGGAACATCTACGGTACTCCGCCCCAGGGCCGCGCCGACTATGCCTTCTGGCAGCACATCATCAAGAGCATGAAGGCCAAGACCGGCCGCTGCGCCATCCTGTTTCCGCATGGAGTCCTCTTCCGCAATGAAGAACTGGCCATGCGCGAGAAGCTGGTCGCCCACGACGTGGTGGAGTGCGTATTGGGCCTCGGCCCCAACCTCTTTTATAACTCACCGATGGAAGCCTGCGTCGTCATCTGCCGCATGAACAAGCCGAAGGAGCGCAGGAACAAGGTGCTCTTTATCAACGCGGTGAACGAGGTGACCCGCGAGCGGGCTCAGAGCTTCCTCACTGACGATCACATCCAGCGCATTGTCGCCTCCTACCAGGCCTTTGCCGACGAGGACGGCTTTGCCCGGGTGGTCAGCAATGACGAGATCCGTGAGAAAGCCAGCAACCTCAGCATCCCGCTCTACGTGCGGGCGGAAAACGGAAACGGCAATGGAAACGGCGCGGCCGAAGCGGTCAGCCTCAAACAGGCCATTGCGAACTGGCAGGAAAGCTCGATGGCTTTGCGAGAGTCGATGGACGGTCTCTTCGAGTTGCTTGAGGACACACGGGTGATGGGAGGTGCCGAATGA